One Comamonas endophytica DNA window includes the following coding sequences:
- a CDS encoding sensor domain-containing protein, with amino-acid sequence MNQPLQALWHQTLDALLEAVWLIDEDTLCIRFANRAAQRLTAYDREDMQGMPVQALAATPQDLCLWEDASQWRNGSQTLTQVQCRDGTLRPVEQRVERIDCPLGGENGWIMLSMLDRSEQAHTEQELEGLLSDLRATLDSTADGMLVCSQDGGIRAFNHRLAAIWGLPQHMLVQRNDAGILEYMAAKVRDRQAYLLRLEQLQRQPLLESTDVLELESGHIIERRSVPQLKRGAPIGRIHSFRDITHEVEVQAGLKLAARVFDCSLDAIFIADAAHRLVRANPACLRLMGEGDWAGRDVRELFGSSAPADWYAAAAQEWRGGGFWQGNLWLEQGGQQRCAVRLSWVALRDAQDMVFQTIGFMRDLTQQRQAQQRIEELAFSDALTGLPNRLCLSAHVERALARAADGHEVFAILFIDLDRFKIINDSLGHQFGDRVLKLVAERLQGCLRAADMLCRLGGDEFVLYLEGCDETLAASVAQRILREMLRPFLLDGLGFSVQCSIGVSQYPHHGHTLDELIMQADTAMYRVKERGRGHYSFYQPQMNSGLLSRMKLEHAMRQALEHGRMAVYFQPQVHIGSNRIVGAEALLRWNDPEFGMVSPGVFIPMAEESGYIVTLGAWVLEQSICEAVRWSVGGRPLKVSVNVSALEFRQPDFVERLQQLLSRHGLQAHLLELELTESILLQDAHEMAARVRSIAELGVGLVIDDFGTGYSSLGYLKKLPIAKIKIDQSFVRGLPQDPGDRAIVSAIISMGKALGTEVVAEGVETSAQRDCLQSLQCQFFQGFLCSPGLPAEAFDARMREMGVLQEDDWHCGVVADSALRLQSGSPERQ; translated from the coding sequence ATGAACCAGCCATTGCAAGCCCTCTGGCACCAGACGCTCGATGCGCTGCTCGAGGCGGTGTGGCTGATCGATGAGGACACGCTGTGCATCCGCTTTGCCAACCGTGCAGCGCAGCGGCTGACGGCCTATGACCGCGAGGACATGCAGGGCATGCCGGTGCAGGCGCTGGCCGCCACGCCGCAGGACCTGTGCCTCTGGGAAGACGCCAGCCAGTGGCGCAATGGCTCGCAGACGCTGACGCAGGTGCAGTGCCGCGACGGCACGCTGCGTCCGGTGGAGCAGCGCGTCGAACGCATCGACTGCCCCCTGGGTGGCGAGAACGGCTGGATCATGCTGAGCATGCTGGACCGCAGCGAGCAGGCGCACACCGAGCAGGAACTCGAGGGCCTGCTGTCGGACCTGCGCGCCACGCTCGACTCCACGGCCGACGGCATGCTGGTGTGCAGCCAGGATGGCGGCATCCGCGCATTCAACCATCGCCTGGCCGCCATCTGGGGGCTGCCGCAGCACATGCTGGTCCAGCGCAACGATGCCGGCATTCTCGAGTACATGGCCGCCAAGGTGCGTGACCGCCAGGCCTACCTGCTGCGGCTCGAGCAGCTTCAGCGCCAGCCGCTGCTCGAGAGCACCGACGTGCTGGAGCTCGAGAGCGGGCACATCATCGAGCGGCGCTCCGTGCCCCAGCTCAAGCGCGGCGCGCCCATCGGCCGCATCCACAGCTTTCGCGACATCACGCACGAGGTGGAGGTGCAGGCCGGCCTGAAACTGGCGGCGCGGGTGTTCGACTGCAGCCTGGATGCCATCTTCATTGCCGATGCCGCGCACCGGCTGGTGCGCGCCAATCCCGCCTGCCTGCGGCTGATGGGCGAGGGCGACTGGGCGGGGCGCGATGTGCGGGAGCTGTTCGGCAGCAGCGCTCCGGCCGACTGGTATGCGGCCGCAGCGCAGGAATGGCGCGGCGGCGGCTTCTGGCAGGGCAACCTGTGGCTCGAGCAGGGCGGGCAGCAGCGCTGCGCCGTACGGCTGTCGTGGGTGGCGCTGCGCGATGCGCAGGACATGGTCTTCCAGACCATTGGCTTCATGCGCGACCTGACGCAGCAGCGCCAGGCGCAGCAGCGCATCGAGGAGCTGGCCTTCAGCGACGCCCTCACGGGCCTGCCCAACCGCCTGTGCCTGTCCGCCCATGTGGAGCGGGCGCTGGCGCGCGCGGCGGACGGCCATGAGGTGTTCGCGATCCTGTTCATCGACCTCGACCGTTTCAAGATCATCAACGATTCGCTGGGCCACCAGTTTGGCGACCGCGTGCTGAAGCTGGTGGCCGAGCGGCTGCAGGGCTGCCTGCGCGCGGCCGACATGCTCTGCCGACTGGGCGGCGACGAATTCGTGCTCTACCTCGAGGGCTGCGACGAAACCCTGGCGGCCAGCGTGGCGCAGCGCATCCTGCGCGAGATGCTGCGTCCCTTCCTGCTGGATGGGCTGGGTTTCTCGGTGCAGTGCAGCATCGGCGTGTCCCAGTACCCCCACCACGGCCATACGCTCGACGAGCTCATCATGCAGGCCGATACCGCGATGTACCGGGTCAAGGAGCGCGGCCGCGGGCATTACAGCTTCTACCAGCCGCAGATGAACTCCGGCCTGCTGTCGCGCATGAAGCTCGAGCATGCGATGCGCCAGGCGCTGGAGCACGGCCGCATGGCGGTCTATTTCCAGCCGCAGGTGCATATAGGCAGCAACCGCATCGTCGGGGCCGAGGCCCTGCTGCGCTGGAACGATCCCGAATTCGGCATGGTCTCGCCCGGCGTGTTCATCCCCATGGCGGAGGAGTCGGGCTACATCGTGACGCTGGGCGCCTGGGTGCTCGAGCAATCGATTTGCGAAGCCGTGCGCTGGAGCGTTGGGGGGCGGCCGCTGAAGGTGTCGGTCAATGTCTCGGCGCTGGAGTTCCGCCAGCCCGACTTCGTCGAGCGGCTGCAGCAGCTGCTGTCGCGCCACGGCCTGCAGGCGCACCTGCTGGAGCTGGAGCTGACGGAAAGCATCCTGCTGCAGGATGCCCACGAGATGGCGGCACGCGTGCGCTCCATCGCCGAGCTGGGCGTGGGGCTGGTGATCGATGATTTCGGCACCGGTTATTCCAGCCTGGGCTATCTCAAGAAACTGCCGATCGCCAAGATCAAGATCGACCAGTCCTTCGTGCGCGGCCTGCCGCAGGACCCGGGCGACCGGGCCATCGTCAGCGCGATCATCAGCATGGGCAAGGCGCTGGGCACGGAGGTCGTCGCCGAGGGCGTGGAGACCAGCGCGCAGCGCGATTGTCTGCAGTCGCTGCAATGCCAGTTCTTCCAGGGATTCCTGTGTTCGCCCGGTTTGCCGGCCGAGGCTTTCGACGCCCGCATGCGTGAAATGGGTGTGCTGCAGGAAGACGACTGGCACTGCGGCGTGGTGGCCGACTCCGCCCTGCGCCTGCAAAGCGGCAGCCCGGAACGCCAGTAG
- a CDS encoding HD-GYP domain-containing protein, whose protein sequence is MYIQLEVGWMRHPFPVNSFRIVSDSQLRTLQALGLEAIRYFPDRSDIVPAEDTAPAAAAQDAQRAEAASAGEAPAAADPAPAAQPALWQRCNERFRGAARDYLRVFASAGTEPAQALELCDSMVQSYLHDVLPAGDLVIRLLSEGSGNRQAEHPINVTALCLLLGRALGMEPAQLHELGTAALLHDIGKDSTPGTAPLTREQYERHVGDSVALALGMGVSSDVLTAIAQHHEFADGSGFPLHLIDEDLSTTGKVLCLVNAYDRLCNPEFARGGLTPHEALSQLYAQFRERFDPAMLRVFIRMMGVYPPGSVVQLADGRYAMVVSVNSSRPLKPELLVYDASVPLAQAKPLNLEQCPDISIRRSLRLDQLPREALSYLSPRQHICYFFERAVEPCQP, encoded by the coding sequence ATGTACATCCAGCTGGAAGTCGGCTGGATGCGCCATCCCTTTCCCGTCAACAGCTTCCGTATTGTTTCCGATAGCCAGCTCCGGACCCTGCAGGCGCTGGGGCTCGAGGCCATCCGTTATTTTCCCGATCGAAGCGATATCGTGCCTGCCGAGGACACGGCGCCTGCCGCTGCAGCGCAGGACGCGCAGCGCGCCGAGGCCGCATCCGCAGGCGAGGCTCCCGCGGCTGCCGATCCCGCACCGGCTGCGCAGCCTGCGCTGTGGCAGCGCTGCAATGAGCGCTTTCGCGGCGCCGCGCGCGATTACCTGCGGGTCTTCGCCAGCGCCGGCACGGAGCCGGCACAGGCGCTGGAGCTGTGCGACAGCATGGTCCAGAGCTATCTGCACGACGTGCTGCCCGCGGGCGACCTGGTGATCCGCCTGCTGTCCGAAGGCTCCGGCAACCGCCAGGCCGAACATCCGATCAATGTCACGGCGCTGTGCCTGCTGCTGGGCCGGGCCCTGGGCATGGAGCCGGCGCAGCTGCACGAACTGGGCACGGCGGCCTTGCTGCATGACATCGGCAAGGACAGCACTCCCGGCACCGCGCCGCTCACGCGCGAACAATACGAGCGCCACGTCGGGGATTCGGTGGCGCTGGCGCTGGGCATGGGTGTGTCCAGCGATGTGCTCACGGCCATTGCCCAGCACCACGAATTTGCCGACGGCAGCGGTTTTCCGCTGCACCTGATCGACGAGGACCTGAGCACGACCGGCAAGGTGCTGTGCCTGGTCAATGCCTACGATCGGCTTTGCAATCCGGAATTCGCGCGGGGCGGGCTGACGCCGCACGAGGCGCTGTCGCAGCTCTATGCCCAGTTCCGCGAACGCTTCGATCCGGCGATGCTGCGGGTATTCATCCGCATGATGGGCGTGTACCCGCCAGGCTCGGTGGTGCAGCTTGCGGACGGGCGCTACGCGATGGTGGTTTCGGTCAACAGTTCGCGCCCGCTCAAGCCCGAGCTGCTGGTGTACGACGCCAGCGTGCCGCTGGCGCAGGCAAAGCCGCTGAATCTGGAGCAATGCCCGGACATCAGCATCCGGCGCAGCCTGCGCCTGGACCAATTGCCGCGCGAGGCGCTGAGCTATCTCTCGCCGCGCCAGCACATCTGCTATTTCTTCGAACGTGCGGTGGAGCCTTGCCAGCCATGA